The stretch of DNA CGGTTTTCAGCACCGGAATCATATTTTCTAAGACTAAAAGATATGATAAAGTAATAGATCTCCCTTTTCACAAATCACAAATAGAACAAAAGCTTACTTAAAATAAAGACGATTAAGTCTATGGTAACCAATAAAGAGAGAAAACTTAAAATAAAGACGATTAAGTTTAAGGTAACCAATAAAGAGAGAAAAATTATTTGTAATAAAAAATTGATGTGAAATGCGATGACCGACAATCAGTTGCAGCCCAAGCATTCACATATACACTTACGCAGCATCACGCACTCAATTAAGAATTAACAAATTAGATGAGAGTACTCAGCGTGAAGCGGAGACGGGGATAATAACAATTGGCGAGTCTCAGGTCACGGCCATGGTGCCTAGTAGCAATTGCGTCTGCGCATGAGTGCTGAAGGGCATCTCGATGTAACTGTGCTTGGCGTCGTCTCGTGTCATCCCGCTCGCGCGAGGTCTTAAAAGGTGAAGCGTCCATCCGAGTCTCTTCCAGCGCCTTAGCTCAGTCTACCGTGAGCTTTTGGCACTTGTTTTAAAGACGTGGGCTAATTAACTAGGGACATTGGCTAATTAACTGCTGATTAGGGGGCCTTTAATTTTGGAGGCCCGGTGTAGTAGCCCCACTTGCACCATACCTTATACAGGCGTGAGAACGTCCTCAAGCACATCACAAGAAGCCTTTATGCTAGATTTGGTCGCCGGCGCGGGCGTTGTGTCCGGCACACGGCGCAGCTCATTTTCCCGCACATCCTTTCCTTCCCATGGGTTATGAACACTGGAGGCTCTCATTTCCCATTTCCTTTCCCCGTTCATTTCCCATTCCCCTGATCCAAGCATATGATAAGATATCTCCATGCCCTTATTTTTCTATCTCACCTCCCATTCCCCGGTATCCAAACGCCACCCTAGAGTTTGGATGAAGAGATCAATGTTAGTGAGAAATTACATATATACCCCTATAAAAATATAATCATTACACTTTGAGAGAAGAGAAAGTAGAAAAAATAACTAAAATTGGGTTGTTGTGCATTTATTTTGGGATAAATTTTGAACAcgaggatggagggagtatgcTAAAAAAATGAAAATCAGGTCAAAGAAAGGGTTCAGTTTGGGCCGGGCAATAGAGTACGGGGCGCTGGCACATGGGTCAACTGAAGAAGGGAAAGAAATGTGTTTTCATTTTATCCAACGCCTTCTGGCATAGTTGCATTTGCGTTAGGTAAATAAACTAAACACTCAATCCTTTTcataaaggaaaaaaaaaggtaaGGCTTAGGTTGTGGATAGTAGGGTTTTAGGGCTATAGGTGGGAGAATATACTCTTGGCGTGTTGCGGGTTTAAATAAACAATGTGGCGAATGTACGTAGATGTTAAGTTTAGAATGACCATAAAAGTAGGCTGACGGAACGGCAAGCCAGTCAACAAGAAAGGTGGCAGAAATGGCCAATGACACAGCGCGAGGTGACATCAACACTAATTGCTAATAGTAACTAGaattagaaaaagaaaaggcgGAGATAAAGCTCGAGAACAACGATGAATAGGATCAAAGAAGAGGATTGAGAGAAAAGAGTGTGGGCAACATTTACTTCATAAACACCTTTAAGGCTAAGACTACGTCAGAATTAGTTGCTAGTAATTAGAATTGCAAATGAAAGGGGCCGAGACAAAGCTCGCGGACAAGACAACGATGAAAACTTGATCGAAGAAGAGGATATGGATATGGTAGTAGAGGACGAAGAGAAAGAGCCGAGTACAGTCTTTTTATTTAAACATTTTTATCTTATCTACAATTTTTCATAATTAACCTGTCAACACCTCACAAATACACATGAGATATGCTTAGGGTCAAACTTAATTCTTTCAGTGTTCCCTAACAAATCAGTCTAGCATTTCAGCAAAAAAAAGGCAGCAAAAAAACATACAAAGAAGAATGAACAGACGTGAACGGGTTCGATTGTCCGGAGCTGCtatttttcaaaaaagaaaCGTGTTCAACTGAAGACAAAAAATAAAAAGCAAACATGCTCTCGTTGAGATTCGAACTCAAGACCTCCCGCTTACTAAACGGGTGCTCTAACCAACTGAGCTACGAGAGCTTGGTGTAAATAAATGTTCTGAAATGTAAGCATAGCTTTGGGCGAGCCATTGGCGAGCAAGACGCCAGTATATGCGGTAATAGCGCCTGGCCCGGATTATCAATCGAGCTTAAAGTGACAGATCACAGATGTTCGCCCGATATTGTGATTAAAAAACTTTCAACAAAAAGCTTCATTCAGATTTGGAAGGTAGTTTACCTGAATTTGGAGACATGCATGTCTAACAAGGTAGTTTATCATTTGTGCCAAGTCTTTTATTAGACCCTGTATTCATTAACCTAAGATTAATGTAAGTCGAAGTGATGTGATTTTACTGTTTACGCCGTGGATAATGCAGGCAGTTATTACTCGTCCGCGTAATGAAATGTAAGTAGCCGTTTGGGGCCATACAAACAGCTGAACTTTTTTTCTTCTAACTATTAAGGTTAGTTTTGTAAACATGTGGTATCTATAGTCAGAGTGTCGTTATTTGCTAGCAAAGCTCAATCCGACACCCACAACACCTGTTATGAAAAGTCACACCCCATAAGTAATAACcgataataataataataataataataataataatgatAATAATTCCAGCTAACCACGGGGAAAGGTGATGATCAGTGATATGAAAAAGAAACACACTGACACGAACGCCTTGCCGGGGAAGGCAGACACGAACGTTGACACGTTCAAATCGTGCCCTGTTAGCGTTTGGCTACCGCATCACTGCATAACCGATGATAATAGTAATAATATAATAATTCCAGCTAACCACGGGGGGTTCTCCGCGAAACAGCCGCCTTCCTCCCTAAGCGAGCTCCTTCACCCAAACGCCCCCAAGTCCCCCAGCCACCCACGCTCCTCTTGTCGGTGTCTCCCTCCCCATATCTCCCCCTCGCCCCCACCCACCCCGCCGCAAAAACCCTAGCTCCACCCCAccgatcgccgccgccgccctcccgcgcGCTCGCGCCACCCCCGGCGAGACCGCCCCCCGGCCCGGCGAGGAGCcctcccgcccccgcgccctccgccggcgccgcgaTCGACATGGACACGTACGAGCGGCTGACGGCCGAGACCAGGCGCCGCGGGACGCGATTCGGTGAGCCGGGCATCCGATCTTCTCCGTTGGGGTCTTTGCGGGTTCCAGGGTGCGGCGCGCGTGGGATTTCGAGGATTTGGGGGGGTGGGAGGTTTTTGACGGGGTTTTGTGGTGCCTGCAGATGCGCTGATCGGGCTGGACGAGGTGGAGGGGagcgacgacgaggaggaggaggagcgggcCGGGATGGCGGACGAGCTGCCCTGCCCGTTCTGCGGCGAGGAGCTGGACGCCGTGGGGCTGCTGTGCCACATGGACGACGAGCACCACGCCGAGGCCAATGCAGGGGTTAGTTCGTCACGGCTCTTATTTTAAGATGTAATTTTTACTCGTTTATAAGGTGCTTCTGCCTCTGCTTCTGTGTATTTGCGGTATCAGCTTGCTTCAGCTGTGGAAGTTTTTCTCCCCTAGTCCTGTTGTACCCTGATGACTGCCCAGATCATTTTGCTAGAACCTACGGTTTTTAACTTATTACCAGGCACTTCTACTGGTACATGGTGTAATGTTTGTGTGGTTGGGGTAGCATTACATCCAAAGCGATTTACTTGTTTGGAAATTCATGATCTTAACTGTAGGATCAGTTATTCTGCCTTAATCCGGCACAAGTTTGGTGCTTTTCTTGCTTTTAATGATATTTTCAtcctaaatatttaactaacTGTTTGTATGCTTGACTTGCTTGTTATATCCTTTTTATTACTTCCCCTGTTTCCTGAGAAAATACAGTCTTTCATGTGTTTTCCATGTAGTTGGAGGCAGCAATATTTCTTTTTTTAGTTCCTAAGAATCAGTTAGAAGATCTCTTTGTATGGGGCAATATATTGATCCATGTTCTTATAGAATGGTGTCAACTTGCATGGTTTTAGGTAATTTCTTTGCAAACTTTGCTTTTCCCCTTAGCATCACAGGATGTGAATATTTTATGTGGTTTTGTTGTTCGAGTGATGTTCTGTTTAAGAATCTGAATATTACGGCATGGATTTTAGTGATACTGTTGGATTAGAATATTCCTAGTTTACTTGGGTATGCATGCTCTGACCGTCTAGTTATTTTGTATACCCCTGTTCATACCTCCATTGTATTTGTGATGGTGTATTTGATGCCTTAACTGATGACTGGTGTGATACCCATGTGGTTGAGATGATATGATACATGCAGGGTGCAGTTTGTTGTTTGCCACTTTTATTTGCGCTACAAATTATATGTATTGATTGGTTATCAAATCAGAAATTTCATCTATTTTTTGTATATATCTATGCATTTTGTCATGGGTTATTGGCAAGGACATGTGTTTTTGTCCTAACAATCTAGGTAACATCTACAACAGTCTGAAGAAATGATGCATTCTGAAGAAATGACTGTGGTAGTGATTGTGCTCCGTGGTTTAAATTATAAATCTCAGTTTTATTGTTTTCAATATTGTCTTGGAATACTATGAACATAATAACAAACTGATGAATTAAAAACAGTCTCACCTTCAACTTAGAGTCACAGGTTTGCAATAAAGCATTAGACCATTAATTGAACATCAAATTGTGTGGTTTAGGACAATGCTGCTTACTTGACAGTGGGCAACATCAAGGTCCAGGAATCAAGACCAAAGGTCACTATCCTACCATGTCCAAAGCATTGAATATGATTGCACATAGTTGATAGTTCACATGGACACATGGTTGCATTCTTGAGTTTTATACAAGGGTGTAAATAAGAGAATTTTGAGGCTTTGATGGATCAGATGTTTCACAATTTTGGGTCTGATTGtcatagttttggaaattttaggTTTATCCTTGTGATAAATGTCTATTTGTTGCTTGTCTTGTTTTTCCTAATATTTTCTAACCATAAATATGACATGATGTGCAGTGCCTGCTATTTGCTTATTTCTGCAATGTTATTAACGGACTAGCACTGTACTATGGTTACATTGGTTGTGATTGTGATTGTGATTGCGTGCATTTTGTTACCATTTAGTGCTTGTGTAATGCAACTACAGTAGCACATGGACTAGCACTGTACTACGGTTGTATTGGTTGTGATTGTGATTGCGTGCATTTTGTTACCATTTAGTGCTTGTGTAATGCAACTGCAGTAGTACTGGTATTGAAGGGAAATGGAAAATTAGTACATGTGAAGATTCTTCTGTAATCAAGAGATTATTGATTTTAATGTGGATAAGAATAATGTTTTCCATCGTTTTGCTGTCACTTGTGGTAAGAAATATGCATTAAGTGGGTTAATTAACTAGTTTTCACTGAGATGATGGTGTACCATGCAAACTGAGcagttgggttagaatccttttATATTTTCTGCTATTTTTAAGTGAGTCCTAGTATCAGGACATGATCTGTTTATTCCCTGTGGGTGTTTATGGAAGTTCTTCATGAGTTTTCATTTAACCATTTATTCAACTTGGTGAAAAAAATCTATGCTAGCTACTGCAGCACCCAGTGGTCTGAAGACTATTGATAGCAACACTAATTGGGTAGTGTGCAACTTTGAATTGTTATCTTTTAGAAAATTTTGTTTATCCCATTCCGTTCTGTTACATGCAATCTTGTTGTAGTTGTGTTGTTTCTTTGTGGTGCTAGGGTTTGTTTCTGTTGCTGAAACTGCTTGAGTACTGTTTTCGTTTGGACTAAGTAAGCTGATATTTATACTGGATTGCAATTATAGTATTCCCATTTTGTGCAGTTTGATCCATGTCCAGCCCTACACTGGCTGTTTGCTCTTGTGCCACATCATCCAAACCAAGCTGTCAGCACTCGTTTTGCTTAGAGAAGTTATGAAAACCTCTTTGCTGTGGAGTCTTTTGGCTGTTTGCTCTTGTGTTACTTCAATACAAACTAGGTTTTGGTAGAATCTAAACCTAGTCTTGTTCAGTTTAATTAAATGGTCATTTCTACCAAAAAGGAGAGACATTTTTTTTATTGATGTGGAGTCTATGGATCAAACACCAACGTTTTGCTTCTCAGGCAAGAGCTTACCTACCATCCTAGCATTGTTGCTTTGTTTGCATGGCTAGTTAGTAAACATGATAACACTCCAATGAATATATACATTGACTAACCATTGCAATAGCTAGTGTACTAGTTCCATGCGTATGTTCTTATATATGTATCGATAACTATGATAATCAGACCCTGCTGACCAGTTTCAATATAGGAGGGCTTGTTGAAAGGAAGGAGTTGCTGGCGTGAAGATCATGGGATAGAATAATTTCTGGACCTCATAAATTTACTATTGTTATATTGGGATATTGAAATCCTTTGATCCATGATTTAAGATGCTCTATAGTTTATATGCAGTTGAAGCTTGTGTATATTTTCTGCTACATAGATCCTTGAATGTTCCTCAAAATTCTTCACCTGAAATTTCTTTGTTCCATGAATAGTTGAATGTGGCAGTCTGCTTGTTCTTGCTCCATATGTTGTATAGGTCCAGGCAGTAGAAATGCCTTTTCTGTTGGAGTATACCACAAGTTCTTACCATTCTTCAGTAGCTTACATTCATTTCTTTCGTTCTTTCAGGTGTGCCCAATTTGCACACACAAGGTTGATGTGAACTTGGTTAGCCACATGAGCTCACTGCATCAAAGTTTCTTGAAGGTATAATTACCTGTACATGCATCATAAGTCAATTATTTCCATTTATATAAACTTTGGATGTTTTGTAATATTTGTTGTTGACTAGAACCTAGAAACTAGACAAGCTTCATTGTTTTGATTCCATTTACTGAAATTTATGTGTAGGATAAGCGGAGAAACCGACAAGGTTCATCTGGGTCACATTATGCAACACTTGCATTTTTGAAGGAAGATCCACATGAGAGGATAAGTGGATCTTCACGTGCTGCTCCAGTCAGCACAGTGCCTGATCCTCTACTGTCCTCTTTTGTTGGTAACTTCTACGAAGTAGATTTGCCAAGGGATACTAAGGTAGAATCCTTGGATGAGACAGAAGTGGGAAGTGATAACTTGGAGCTGAAAGCAGCAGAGAGGTACTCTCACATGCTATGTAGTTCATTTGTTTTTATTTCCGGAGAGAAATAATCTGAACTAGTTTATGTTTATATTGATCAGTCATAAGTCATAACATAAACAATAAGAAAAAGAGCTAAGGACATACTGAACGGACACGCCCAGTTTATGGCATTAGTTCGTATCATGCAACTGCTTCATTTTTAGTGGTGTAAAATAAGCTAAAAAGTGTGGACAATTTGTTTAATCTCCTTGTACATGGTGGAGTATATCTGATAAATAGTGATATTATATGAACGTATTTCTTTACTAATCACTGAAATCTATATTCTGCATTATAATTCACTGACATTTGGGTGTGTGTTTTTGCCAGCGTTGATGAGCCTTTGCTCCCTGAGGTCAAGGAGGAGCGAACCAGGAGGAGCCAATTCATGCAGGGGCTTGTCTTGTCGCTGATGTTTGACGACATCTTATGAAGAGCAACCCATAAGCTGTTGGAGAAGGCAGCTCTTGCTACCAGCAAACAAGCCTTACACCGAGCACAAGGTGCTGCTGCAGCTGTTGCAACAACTTGCTGATCTGCCATTAGAAGATGGCGTCATTGCTCCGGGATAATTGGGAGATGAATTGTGGATATGGATGTTCCTTAGTATATGCATCATCATTGCATGGACAATAGAGTATATGTATGTATAGTTCGGTAGCATCATTTGACCGGATATGTTGGGGACCTTGTATGTATATTGGGAGGCCAAATTATCGCCGAACTGGATCCTATCTATATAAATCAGCCATTTGATCATGTTTTCGTGATGCTTTTCTGCTGGAGCGTGTGTAGACACACACCTGACATCTGCCTGTCATTGCCTAACCGAGTTTTTACCAGTCTTTTGAGGGTGAGTATTTATCAAATGCTTTCTTTCAAAAGAAAATTGAATGGTTTGGTAGAGTGTTTTGATAAAATTTGCCGTGCTCTCTTTGCTTTGCTAAGTGTTAGCTTTCTTTGTGAATATACTGACTGCAGCACGGCATCATTTCCTTCTTGTGAAAGAGGAAAACTTGAATGTACTGGTTTCACCAAAATATGCTCTTAACAAATCAAAACTAAAGTCTGATTTTATATTGGGATTTAAGATCATCTTGAGTTCTGTTCGTGAAAAGTTGTTAGGAAAGATTGAATTTGCCAGGTTAACAAATCATATAATAACTCAAAAAAATGGAACCAGGGCCAGTTCCATGGCTAGGGAAAATAATCAATACAGCAGCTAGATTACAAAACTTTAACACGTTTGTCAAGTCGTTACCGCGTGTATTCGCAAGTCCGCATGAACGATGACGTGTTTGGGGAACCGCGTGGTTTTATTCGCGTCTTTTTTAGACTTTTTTTCGAAGCGAGCCCCTAAATTCGGTGACTTCATTGCTCTAGTCAAGCCCGTTAAACTGAAtttaaattacaattatacatGATGAAGGTGACCTTTTTTGCGAAACCATGATGACGGTGACTTTGTGTCATGAACTCCCACACGTTTACGGTTGTTCGTCATGTACTGCAGTTGACCTGAAATGAGAAGTCAAAGACTTCCGAGATAACTTTTTCCTTGGTAATCTTTGATTCTTTTTTTTCCTGTGAAGATTCTCAGTGGACAAGAAATTTCAGTCAAGTGTGAATTATATTCCTCAAAAGAGTACACTCCTTCAGAAAAATGAAGTCATTGCAatacacagaatttgtttcttCTAGTAAACCTTAACGCCTGTAGATTTGCAAAGACACGAAAATATACAACCTATCACTATCAGCAAGGCCTGTACATCATACTAGTACAAACACATGTACATCATGTTGGTACAAACAACGGCTAGTCAGTTAAAAGGAAAGCACATTGTACATACACTGACAACATCTACACTATTCACACCCTACAATTACAAACTAGGGAACATTGCTATGTACAACCTTAAACTGCAGTGTCCAGGGCCTCTGTGCTCTGCTTACTACCAGCCGTTGCCGTGGCCTGATCCTGGAAACGCAGAGCAGTCGGGTCCCTGATCTTGCCCAGGGAAAGGTGGTTGTGCCACTGTCCATGCCGgtgcagcagcaggcggcgtTTGAAGGAGTTGAGGAAGGTGATGTGGT from Panicum hallii strain FIL2 chromosome 3, PHallii_v3.1, whole genome shotgun sequence encodes:
- the LOC112885564 gene encoding protein DEHYDRATION-INDUCED 19 homolog 2-like; protein product: MKSAFLPKRAPSPKRPQVPQPPTLLLSVSPSPYLPLAPTHPAAKTLAPPHRSPPPPSRALAPPPARPPPGPARSPPAPAPSAGAAIDMDTYERLTAETRRRGTRFDALIGLDEVEGSDDEEEEERAGMADELPCPFCGEELDAVGLLCHMDDEHHAEANAGVCPICTHKVDVNLVSHMSSLHQSFLKDKRRNRQGSSGSHYATLAFLKEDPHERISGSSRAAPVSTVPDPLLSSFVGNFYEVDLPRDTKVESLDETEVGSDNLELKAAESVDEPLLPEVKEERTRRSQFMQGLVLSLMFDDIL